The genomic region CGCGGCGTCGGAGGCGGAGACGCTGGACATCACGGTGACGGCCCTGTGCATCGGCATGGCCGTCCTGGGAACGAACCTGTCGCGCCGCGTGCTCGACGCCATGAGCGACGCCCAATTCCGCAGCTGGAGCCAGCGTCTGGTCGCCCTGACCGGCACCGTCTATCTCGGCCAGGGGCTGTTCCTGCTGGTGGTGCGGTAAGTTCGGGGGGGTGTTGCCCCCACCCCGGCCCTCCCCCGCTGACGCAGGGGAGGGAGCTTAAATCCCCTCCCCTGCGAAGCGGGGGAGGGTTAGGGAGGGGGCAAGGCTGCCTCCTCCCCATCACCCCGGCGGGGGAAAACCGCCACGAACCGGTCTCCACCTCTTCCGGGTGGAGGGCCGAAATTTTGCGTGCCTGGGTGGTGGCTGACAGGTTCATGACAGGTTCGCCTGTTAAACAGTTGGAACAACCAACCACCGTTCCCGGAACCTCCACCATGGCGACCGAATCCGCAGCCAGGACGTCGGCGAAATCCACGGCGAAGACCGCATCGGCTGACCAGCGCACCCCGCTCTTTTATGGCGCCGCCTGCGGCGCGGGGGCCGGCGGCTCCGTCCTCCTCTACGAGGCGCGCCCGCAGAGTTCCACCGCCAAGGCACCGTAAGGCGCAGCAAGCGCCGTCCAAAAAAGCAAAAAAGTCCACTCGGAGGAAACACCATGAGCCTCGGCAACCCCGCCAAGGGGATGCTGGCGGCGGCTGTGCTGGCCGCTGCCGCCCTGTTCGCCGCTCCCGCGTCCGCGGAGATCAAGAATCTGGAGATCATCGCCCCCGCCAACGCCGGCGGCGGCTATGACCAGCACGCGCGCGCCATGCAGCAGGTGCTTCAGGAGCACAAGCTGGCCTCCAGCGTCCAGGTGGTCAACATCCCGGGGGCCGGCGGCACCATCGGCCTCAGCCAGTTCGTCACCGCCAAGAAGCGCAACCCCGGCCTGATGATCTCCGGCCTCGGCATGATCGGGGCGATCCTGATCAACAAGTCGCCGGTGTCACTCGATCAGGTGACCCCGCTGGCCCGCCTGACCGGCGAGTACCAGCCCATCGTCGTCGCCGCTGACTCGCCGCTGAAGACGCTCGACGACCTCGTGAAGAAGTTCAAGGCCGATCCCGGTTCGGTCTCGTGGGGCGGCTTCGCCGTCGGCAGCCCCGACCACATCCTCTACGGGCTGCTGGTCAAGGCGATCGGCGGTGACGTGTCCAAGATGAACTACATCGCCGCTGGTGCCGGCGGCGAGATGATGGCCTCGGTGCTCGGCGGCCACATCACCGTGGCGACCGGCGGCTACAACGAGATGGCCTCGCAGCTCCAGGCCGGAAAGCTGCGCGCCCTGGCGATCTCCGCCCCGCAGCGCCTTCCCGGCATCGACGTCCCAACCTTCAAGGAGCAGGGCGTGGATGTCGAGCTGGTGAACTGGCGCGCCGTGATGGCGCCGGGCAACCTGAAGGCGTCGGAGAAGCAGGTCCTGGACGACGCGGTCGGCGCCATGGTCCGCACCGACGAGTGGAAGCGCATCGCCGAGGAGCGCGGCTGGATCGACCTCTACCTGCCGCCCGACCGGTTCGCCGCCTTCGTGAAGGACGAGCGGACGCGGATCGAAGGCGTTCTGATGGAACTCGGCCTCGTCAAGTGACCAGCGGCCGGCGGTGGTCCGCCGGTTTTCAAAACAAAACATACCCATGGAGCGAAGCGTCATGACCATCCGCATGCCGGGCGCCGTGAAGGGCGTCCTGACCGCCGCCGTCCTCGCCACGGCCGCCCTCGCCGCCACCCCGTCGCTGGCCGAGATCAAGGGGCTGGAGATCATCGCCCCGGCCAGCCCCGGCGGCGGCTGGGACCAGCACGCCCGCACCCTCCAGCAGGTTCTCCAGGACCAGAAGCTGGCGTCGGGCATCCAGGTCGTGAACATCCCCGGCGCCGGCGGCACGGTCGGCCTCGCCCAGTTCGTCACCGCCAAGAAGCGCTCGCCGACGATCCTGGTCGGCGGCCAGATCATGCTGGGCGCCATCGTCACCAACAAGTCGGCGGTGACGCTCGATCAGGTGACCCCGCTGGCCCGCCTGACCGGCGAATACACCGCCATCGTCGTCCCGCCGGAATCTCCCATCAAGACCTTCGACGACCTGATCAAGAAGTTCAAGGCGGACCCCGGTTCGGTCTCCTGGGGCGGCGGCTCGGCGGGCGGCAGCGACCAGATCCTGGCCGGGCTGATCGCCAAGGCGGTCGGCGTCGATCCCAACAAGGTCAACTACGTCGCCACCGCGGGCGGCGGCGAGCTGCTGGCCTCGGCGCTCGGCGGCCATGTGACGCTCGGCATGGGCGGCTACAGCGAGTTCGCCCCGCAGTTCCAGGCGGGCAAGCTGCGCGCCATCGCCGTCTCCGCCCCGCAGCGCCTGCCGGGCTCCGACACGCCGACCCTCAAGGAGCAGGGCGTCGACCTGGAGTTCGTGAACTGGCGCGGCGTCTTCGCCCAGTCCTCCGCCAAGCCGGCCGAGCTGAAGGAACTCCAGGAGGCCGTCGCCAAGGCCGTCGCCAGCGACGAGTGGAAGCAGGCGGTGAAGCAGCGCGGCTGGATCGACCTCTACCAGCCCTCCGCCGAGTTCGCCTCCTTCCTGAAGCAGGAGCGTGCGCAGATCGAAGGCACGCTGAAGGACATCGGCCTCGTGAAGTAAGGACCGCAAGGGGTGGGCGCGGTCGCCGCGCCCACCGGTCCGCAAAAAACAGTCTGGGAGGATGAAGCGATGACCACCGGTCGGAGCATGCGCGCCGGAGAGGCGGTGCTGGGCGGCGGGCTGATCGCCCTTGGGGGCTTGATCGCGGTCGAGACCATGCTGACCCCAAGCGTCGGCCGGGCGGTGGTCGGCCCCGCCTTGTTCCCCTACCTGATCTCGGGCGGCCTCGTCCTGGTCGGCCTGTCCCTGTTGCGCGAGGCCTTCGCCGGGGCCGTCGCCCACGCCGAAGGGCTGGAGCTGGACCTCTGGGCGGTGGCGCTGGTCGCGGCGGGGCTGGCCGTCCAGTTCCTGCTGCTCGACACGCTGGGCTGGATCCCCTCCACCACCATCCTGTTCGCCGCGGTCTCCCGCGCCTTCGGCGGCCGGCGGCTGATGGTCAATCTGGCCATCGGGCTGGCGCTCGCCGCCTTCACCTTCGTGGCCTTCAATTACGGGCTCGGCCTGAACCTGCCCGAGGGCAGCATCGTCGAACGGCTCACGTCAGCCGACGCCGAGTAAGCCCCGTTTCGGGAAGGAAACTGCACAATGGACACCCTTGCCGCCCTCGGCCACGGCTTCCTCGTGGCGTTGACCCCCTACAACCTTCTGTGGTCGGCGATCGGCGTGACCGTGGGAACCGCGGTCGGCGTGCTGCCCGGCATCGGCCCGGCGCTGACCGTGGCGCTGCTGCTGCCGGTCACCTACGGGCTGGAGCCGACCTCCGCCTTCATCATGTTCGCCGGCATCTATTACGGCGCGATGTACGGCGGCTCGACCACCTCGATCCTGCTGAACGCGCCGGGCGAGTCCGGCAGCATCGTCACCGCCATCGACGGCCACGCCATGGCCCGCCAGGGCCGCGGCGCCCAGGCGCTGGCGACCGCCGCCATCGGCTCCTTCATCGCCGGCACCATCGCCACCGCGGCGCTGACCTTCGTCGCCCCGCTGATGGTCAAGATGGCGCTGCTGTTCGGCCCGGCCGAGTATTTCGCGCTGATGGTGCTGGCGCTGACCACCGTGACCGCCGTGCTGGGCAGCTCGCTGGCCCGCGGTCTGGCCAGCCTGTTCCTCGGTCTGGCGCTGGGTCTGGTCGGCATCGACATGCAGACCGGTCAGGCGCGGCTGGCCTTCGGCGTTCCGGAGCTGCTCGACGGCATCGACACGGTGGTGGTCGCGGTCGGCCTGTTCGCGGTCGGCGAGACGCTCTACGTCGCCTCCCGGCACCGCTTCGAAACGGAGGAGATCTACGCGCTCAAGGGCTCCAAATGGATGAGCCGCGAGGACTGGGCGCGCTCCTGGAAGCCATGGCTGCGCGGCACGCTGCTGGGTTTCCCCATCGGCACCCTGCCGGCCGGCGGCAGCGAGATCCCGACCTTCCTGTCCTATCTGGTCGAGAAGCGTCTGGCGAAGAAGCCCGAGGAGTTCGGCAAGGGCGCCATCGAGGCCGTCGCCGGTCCGGAGGCCGCCAACAACGCGTCGGCCGCCGGCGTGCTGGCGCCGCTGCTCTCGCTCGGCCTGCCGACCTCGGCGACCGCCGCCATCATGCTGGCCGCCTTCCAGCAATACGGCCTGCAGCCCGGCCCGACGCTGTTCGACAACAACCCCGAGCTGGTCTGGGGCATGATCGCCAGCCTCTACATCGGCAACGTGCTGCTGCTGGTGCTGAACCTGCCGCTGGTCGGCTTCTGGGTGAAGCTGCTGCTGATCCCGCGGCCCTGGCTGTACGCCGGCATCCTGGTCTTCTCGTCGCTCGGCGCCTACACGCTGAACAACAACGTCATCGATCTGGTCATCCTGTGGGTGATCGGGCTGCTCGGCTTTGGCATGCGCGTGCTGAACGTGCCGGTGGCGCCCTGCGTGGTCGGGCTGATCCTGGGGCCGCTGGCCGAACAGCAGTTCCGCCGCGCGCTGGCGATCAGCCAGGGCGACCCGTCGGTCTTCCTGACCCACCCGATCTCGGCGGCCCTGCTGATCATCGCGGCCCTGCTGGTGATCGGCCCGATGGTCCTGCGCTACCGGAGCAATGGGGCGGCCAAGGGCACAGGCAAGAACGACAACGCCTCCCCGTCCGGCAGCCATCCCGCGACGTAAGACCGCCATTCTTCGGCCATTCTTCGAAGGACTTTTTCATGGAAAGCGTCGATCTCTGGTCGCAGCTCGCCGCCCTTGGGCAGGTGGTCGCCATCGACCTCGTGCTGGCCGGCGACAACGCCATCGTGGTCGGCATGGCCGCCGCCGCGGTGCCGCTGGCGCAGCGCCGCAGGGTGATCTTCTGGGGCATCGGGGCGGCCATCATCCTGCGCATCTTCTTCGCCCTGATCACCACCCAGCTCCTCGCCATCATCGGGTTGACGCTGGCCGGCGGCGTTCTGCTGCTCTGGGTCTGCTGGAAGATGTTCCGCGAGCTG from Azospirillum baldaniorum harbors:
- a CDS encoding tripartite tricarboxylate transporter permease — protein: MDTLAALGHGFLVALTPYNLLWSAIGVTVGTAVGVLPGIGPALTVALLLPVTYGLEPTSAFIMFAGIYYGAMYGGSTTSILLNAPGESGSIVTAIDGHAMARQGRGAQALATAAIGSFIAGTIATAALTFVAPLMVKMALLFGPAEYFALMVLALTTVTAVLGSSLARGLASLFLGLALGLVGIDMQTGQARLAFGVPELLDGIDTVVVAVGLFAVGETLYVASRHRFETEEIYALKGSKWMSREDWARSWKPWLRGTLLGFPIGTLPAGGSEIPTFLSYLVEKRLAKKPEEFGKGAIEAVAGPEAANNASAAGVLAPLLSLGLPTSATAAIMLAAFQQYGLQPGPTLFDNNPELVWGMIASLYIGNVLLLVLNLPLVGFWVKLLLIPRPWLYAGILVFSSLGAYTLNNNVIDLVILWVIGLLGFGMRVLNVPVAPCVVGLILGPLAEQQFRRALAISQGDPSVFLTHPISAALLIIAALLVIGPMVLRYRSNGAAKGTGKNDNASPSGSHPAT
- a CDS encoding Bug family tripartite tricarboxylate transporter substrate binding protein, which codes for MTIRMPGAVKGVLTAAVLATAALAATPSLAEIKGLEIIAPASPGGGWDQHARTLQQVLQDQKLASGIQVVNIPGAGGTVGLAQFVTAKKRSPTILVGGQIMLGAIVTNKSAVTLDQVTPLARLTGEYTAIVVPPESPIKTFDDLIKKFKADPGSVSWGGGSAGGSDQILAGLIAKAVGVDPNKVNYVATAGGGELLASALGGHVTLGMGGYSEFAPQFQAGKLRAIAVSAPQRLPGSDTPTLKEQGVDLEFVNWRGVFAQSSAKPAELKELQEAVAKAVASDEWKQAVKQRGWIDLYQPSAEFASFLKQERAQIEGTLKDIGLVK
- a CDS encoding tripartite tricarboxylate transporter TctB family protein, which gives rise to MTTGRSMRAGEAVLGGGLIALGGLIAVETMLTPSVGRAVVGPALFPYLISGGLVLVGLSLLREAFAGAVAHAEGLELDLWAVALVAAGLAVQFLLLDTLGWIPSTTILFAAVSRAFGGRRLMVNLAIGLALAAFTFVAFNYGLGLNLPEGSIVERLTSADAE
- a CDS encoding Bug family tripartite tricarboxylate transporter substrate binding protein; protein product: MSLGNPAKGMLAAAVLAAAALFAAPASAEIKNLEIIAPANAGGGYDQHARAMQQVLQEHKLASSVQVVNIPGAGGTIGLSQFVTAKKRNPGLMISGLGMIGAILINKSPVSLDQVTPLARLTGEYQPIVVAADSPLKTLDDLVKKFKADPGSVSWGGFAVGSPDHILYGLLVKAIGGDVSKMNYIAAGAGGEMMASVLGGHITVATGGYNEMASQLQAGKLRALAISAPQRLPGIDVPTFKEQGVDVELVNWRAVMAPGNLKASEKQVLDDAVGAMVRTDEWKRIAEERGWIDLYLPPDRFAAFVKDERTRIEGVLMELGLVK